From the Capnocytophaga sp. oral taxon 878 genome, the window AGACCCTGATAAAGGGTGTGCTCCCGAAGTCTCAATATGAGTACGAGCCCCCCCCGCTTGTAGTAACGCAGTGAGTTTATCCAAGTTCCACATTAGGGGTTCGCCTCCTGTAATAATAATGAGTTTAGAATGTTTTAAGGCTTCGGAAGCTATTTCGGTTACAGGTACTATAGGGTGCGCTTCGGCAGGCCAACTCTCTTTTACATCACACCAATGGCAGCCTACATCACAGCCACCCAAGCGTATAAAATAAGCAGCACACCCACGCCAGTAACCTTCACCTTGCAAACTATAAAAAGCCTCCATCAGGGGGAGCGCCTCCCCCCGATGTAAGGCTGCTTGAGTATTAAAATCTAACATTTTTTTCTTCTATTCGTAATTGGCTACGTCTAATATCCAAGGGTCGGCTATTTCGGTATTTTCGCGTATTTCCTCTACCTTTTTCATAGCATCTTCATACTTTTCATAACGATCAACATAGATGAAGTTAAGTACTTGGTCGCGGTTATAATACACTTTGGCATCATATCCCCAATTCTTCATTTCATTTACCCTATTATTCACATTGTTGATATTGAGGAATACCCCTACAATTACATAATATCCCTTTTCGGTATCTTTGGCTGTAAGTTTGGTTACACGTGCACTGCGGAATAGCTGTGTAATCTCTTTAGGGTTATTTTCAATTTCCAAAGCAGTGAGGAACAAAAAGTAACGGTCACGGCTGCGGGTGTAATTCAAATCTAATGATGAAGCATTATTAGGTATGAGG encodes:
- a CDS encoding 7-carboxy-7-deazaguanine synthase QueE, coding for MLDFNTQAALHRGEALPLMEAFYSLQGEGYWRGCAAYFIRLGGCDVGCHWCDVKESWPAEAHPIVPVTEIASEALKHSKLIIITGGEPLMWNLDKLTALLQAGGARTHIETSGAHPLSGSWDWICLSPKKIKRPTEGVLEKANELKMVVYNNNDFLFAEEMASKVSSSCLLYLQPEWSKRAVATPKIIDYVMEHPQWRVSLQMHKYLDIR